Proteins encoded by one window of Streptomyces sp. NBC_01477:
- a CDS encoding MFS transporter, with the protein MTSPYRAIFAAPGSRAFSAAGLVGRMPLSMLGIGIVTMISQVTGQYGLAGALSATAALAGAAVGPQVSRMVDRYGQARVLRPAAAVTVVSVLSLLAAVKGGAPHWTFFVCAVGVGATPSMGAMVRARWSAIHREAPELLHTAYSFESVVDEIVFILGPILSIGLCTVLFAEAGPLLAAVFLGVGVLLLTAQRRTEPQPHPRAHRGGGSALRAPGMPVLIGVFIGTGTIFGAVDVTTLAFADEHGHKSAASLVLATYALGSCLAGLAFGLIRPRGSAQGRFLLGISLMAVSMIPPLLVGNLVFLAMALFFSGLTIAPTMVTSMSLVERLVPRARLTEGMTWTSTGLAIGVALGAALAGRVTDAHGASAAFAVPAGAAFLAAAVAGLGYRRLRPAPEREEPRGGYDDGHGAISAHDTIDGREGVA; encoded by the coding sequence GTGACCAGCCCCTATCGCGCGATATTCGCGGCGCCCGGCAGCAGGGCCTTCTCCGCCGCCGGCCTGGTCGGGCGGATGCCGCTGTCGATGCTGGGGATCGGCATCGTGACGATGATCTCGCAGGTCACCGGGCAGTACGGGCTCGCCGGCGCGCTGTCGGCGACCGCCGCGCTGGCCGGCGCCGCGGTCGGGCCGCAGGTGTCCAGGATGGTGGACCGGTACGGCCAGGCGCGGGTGCTGCGGCCGGCCGCGGCGGTCACCGTGGTCTCGGTGCTGAGCCTGCTGGCGGCGGTGAAGGGCGGGGCGCCGCACTGGACGTTCTTCGTGTGCGCGGTGGGCGTCGGCGCCACGCCGAGCATGGGCGCGATGGTACGGGCCCGCTGGTCGGCGATCCACCGCGAGGCGCCGGAACTCCTGCACACGGCGTATTCGTTCGAGTCGGTGGTGGACGAGATCGTCTTCATCCTCGGCCCGATACTGTCCATCGGCCTGTGCACGGTCCTGTTCGCCGAGGCGGGGCCGCTGCTGGCCGCGGTCTTCCTGGGGGTCGGCGTGCTGCTGCTGACCGCTCAGCGCCGCACCGAGCCGCAGCCGCATCCGCGCGCCCACCGCGGGGGCGGCTCGGCCCTGCGGGCGCCCGGCATGCCGGTGCTCATCGGGGTCTTCATCGGCACGGGCACGATCTTCGGCGCGGTCGATGTGACCACTCTCGCGTTCGCCGACGAGCACGGCCACAAGTCGGCGGCGAGCCTGGTGCTGGCGACCTACGCCCTCGGCTCCTGCCTGGCCGGACTGGCGTTCGGCCTGATCAGACCGCGTGGCAGCGCACAGGGGAGGTTCCTGCTGGGCATCTCCTTGATGGCGGTGAGTATGATCCCGCCACTACTGGTCGGAAACCTGGTGTTCCTGGCCATGGCGCTGTTCTTCTCCGGTCTGACGATCGCACCGACGATGGTGACATCGATGAGCCTGGTCGAACGGCTGGTACCGCGGGCACGGCTGACCGAGGGCATGACGTGGACCTCCACGGGGCTCGCGATCGGGGTCGCCCTGGGGGCCGCGCTCGCCGGCCGGGTGACCGACGCGCACGGCGCCTCGGCGGCGTTCGCGGTGCCCGCCGGCGCGGCGTTCCTCGCCGCGGCGGTGGCAGGACTCGGGTATCGCCGGCTGCGTCCGGCGCCGGAGCGGGAGGAGCCGCGCGGTGGGTACGACGACGGACACGGCGCGATCAGCGCGCACGACACGATCGACGGACGCGAAGGTGTGGCGTAA
- a CDS encoding D-arabinono-1,4-lactone oxidase has product MWRNWAGNVTARPARTVAPASADELAAVLRAAAADGLTAKAVGSGHSFTSAAATSGVLIRPEGLTAIRSIDRAAGTVTAEAGVQLRQLNAALAAEGLSLTNMGDIMEQTVAGATSTGTHGTGRDSGSIAAQITALELVTADGSVLTCSADERPEVFAAARIGLGALGVVSAVTFAVEPVFLLTAREEPMAFDRVMSEFDALAAENEHFEFYWFPHTDSCNTKRNNRSQGPAAPLPAVRGWIDDELLSNGVFQAACALGRAAPAAIPGMARISSRALSARSYTDIPYKVFTSPRRVRFVEMEYAVPREAAVDAIRALKAMVERSDLRISFPVEVRVAPADDIALSTASGRDSAYIAVHMYRGSRYQEYFTAVEAIMTERGGRPHWGKMHTRDAEYFRAVYPRFAEFTDVRDQLDPGRLFTNDYLRRVLGS; this is encoded by the coding sequence GTGTGGCGTAACTGGGCGGGGAATGTCACCGCGCGCCCGGCGCGCACGGTTGCGCCGGCCTCGGCCGACGAGCTGGCGGCGGTGCTGCGCGCCGCCGCGGCGGACGGGCTGACGGCCAAGGCGGTCGGCTCCGGCCACTCCTTCACCTCGGCCGCCGCCACCTCCGGGGTGCTGATCCGCCCCGAGGGGCTGACCGCGATCCGCTCCATCGACCGGGCGGCCGGCACCGTGACGGCCGAGGCCGGGGTGCAGCTCAGGCAGCTCAACGCGGCGCTGGCCGCGGAGGGCCTGTCGCTGACCAACATGGGCGACATCATGGAGCAGACGGTGGCCGGCGCCACCAGCACCGGCACCCACGGCACCGGCCGCGACTCGGGCTCGATCGCCGCGCAGATCACCGCGCTCGAACTGGTCACCGCGGACGGCTCGGTGCTGACCTGCTCGGCCGACGAGCGGCCCGAGGTCTTCGCCGCGGCCCGGATCGGCCTCGGCGCGCTCGGCGTGGTCAGCGCGGTCACCTTCGCGGTCGAGCCGGTCTTCCTGCTGACCGCCCGCGAGGAGCCGATGGCCTTCGACCGGGTGATGTCCGAGTTCGACGCGCTGGCCGCGGAGAACGAGCACTTCGAGTTCTACTGGTTCCCGCACACCGACAGCTGCAACACCAAGCGCAACAACCGCAGCCAGGGACCCGCGGCGCCGCTCCCCGCGGTCCGCGGCTGGATCGACGACGAACTGCTGTCCAACGGGGTCTTCCAGGCCGCCTGCGCGCTCGGCAGGGCCGCTCCCGCCGCCATCCCGGGCATGGCCAGGATCTCCAGCAGGGCGCTGTCGGCCCGCAGCTACACCGACATCCCCTACAAGGTCTTCACCAGCCCGCGCCGGGTGCGCTTCGTGGAGATGGAGTACGCGGTGCCCCGGGAGGCGGCGGTCGACGCGATCCGGGCGCTCAAGGCGATGGTGGAGCGGTCGGACCTTCGGATCAGCTTCCCGGTGGAGGTACGGGTCGCGCCGGCCGACGACATCGCACTGTCGACGGCGTCGGGCCGGGACAGTGCGTACATAGCGGTGCACATGTACCGGGGCAGCCGGTATCAGGAGTATTTCACCGCGGTCGAGGCGATCATGACCGAGCGGGGCGGCCGGCCGCACTGGGGCAAGATGCACACCCGGGACGCGGAGTATTTCCGGGCCGTTTACCCGCGGTTCGCCGAGTTCACGGACGTGCGCGACCAGTTGGACCCGGGGCGGCTGTTCACGAACGACTACCTGCGGCGGGTGCTTGGTTCGTAG
- the sepH gene encoding septation protein SepH yields the protein MTSAGTTREVTVPELRVVAVSNDGTRLVLKAADSTEYTLPIDERLRAAVRNDRARLGQIEIEVESHLRPRDIQARIRSGASAEEVAQMAGIPVERVRRFEGPVLAERAFMAERARKTPVRRQGESTGPQLGEAVAERLLLRGAEKETVLWDSWRRDDGTWEVLLVYRVAGEPHSASWTYDPPRRLVQAVDDEARSLIGETTQAQAQAQEPSFPFVPRIARLPRDRPLDRALDRQLERPDRQEREPREAREARADERAVLAEPEERDSLTSLLEAVPSFRGDMVVPAPPTAPPDAVPAAQEPAAEVEQETAAPAASAGSAYADVLMPRAVAGHRDRLVGTTDRQAEADGVRPGRRATVPSWDEIVFGSRRKKQE from the coding sequence CTGACGTCGGCAGGCACCACCCGGGAGGTAACCGTGCCCGAACTGCGCGTCGTGGCCGTCAGCAACGACGGCACACGACTGGTGCTCAAGGCTGCCGACAGCACGGAATACACGCTCCCCATCGACGAGCGGCTGCGGGCCGCGGTCCGCAACGACCGTGCCAGGCTCGGCCAGATCGAGATCGAGGTCGAGAGCCATCTGCGGCCCCGTGACATCCAGGCGCGGATACGCTCGGGTGCCTCCGCCGAGGAGGTCGCGCAGATGGCCGGCATCCCGGTGGAGCGGGTGCGCCGCTTCGAGGGCCCCGTGCTGGCCGAGCGCGCCTTCATGGCCGAGCGGGCCAGGAAGACCCCGGTCAGGCGGCAGGGCGAGAGCACCGGCCCGCAACTCGGGGAGGCGGTGGCCGAGCGGCTGCTGCTGCGCGGCGCGGAGAAGGAGACCGTGCTGTGGGACTCCTGGCGTCGGGACGACGGCACGTGGGAAGTGCTGCTGGTCTACCGGGTGGCCGGTGAGCCGCACTCGGCGAGCTGGACCTACGACCCGCCGCGCCGGCTGGTGCAGGCGGTGGACGACGAGGCCAGGTCGCTGATCGGCGAGACCACCCAGGCGCAGGCACAGGCGCAGGAGCCGAGCTTCCCGTTCGTGCCGCGGATCGCCAGGCTGCCGCGGGACCGCCCGCTGGACCGGGCGCTCGACCGGCAGTTGGAGCGGCCGGACCGGCAGGAGCGCGAGCCCCGGGAGGCCAGGGAGGCGCGGGCCGACGAGCGGGCCGTCCTCGCGGAGCCGGAGGAGCGCGACTCGCTGACCAGCCTGCTGGAGGCGGTGCCGAGCTTCCGCGGCGACATGGTCGTGCCCGCCCCGCCGACGGCTCCGCCGGACGCGGTGCCGGCCGCGCAGGAGCCCGCCGCCGAGGTCGAGCAGGAGACGGCGGCCCCGGCCGCCAGCGCGGGGTCCGCCTACGCCGACGTCCTGATGCCGCGGGCCGTCGCGGGCCACCGCGACCGGCTGGTCGGCACCACCGACCGCCAGGCCGAGGCGGACGGCGTCCGGCCGGGCCGCAGGGCGACCGTCCCGAGCTGGGACGAGATCGTCTTCGGCAGCCGCCGCAAGAAGCAGGAGTGA
- a CDS encoding sulfurtransferase, whose translation MEFLISAAELAAAPVPPVLLDVRYRMGGPPGHGEYAKGHIPGARYVDLDAELAAPPGAAGRHPLPDAEDFGAAMRRAGVGADTDVVVYDDGNGWGPARAWWLLRWAGHRRVRVLDGGLAAWRAAGGPLSAEEPPPGDGDFVARPGGMPVVDADGAAALARRGLLLDARAAERYRGEVEPIDPVAGHIPGAVNAPTTANSAPDGTFLPAAEIADRFTALGAAPGTEVGVYCGSGVSAAHQILALAEAGIPAALYPGSWSEWTADPARPVATGGHAG comes from the coding sequence ATGGAATTTCTCATCAGTGCGGCCGAGCTGGCCGCGGCCCCCGTGCCGCCGGTCCTGCTGGACGTGCGCTACCGGATGGGCGGCCCGCCCGGACACGGCGAATACGCCAAGGGCCATATCCCCGGGGCGCGTTACGTCGACCTGGACGCGGAACTGGCCGCGCCGCCCGGAGCCGCGGGGCGGCATCCGCTGCCTGACGCGGAGGACTTCGGCGCGGCCATGCGCCGGGCAGGGGTCGGCGCGGACACCGACGTGGTCGTCTACGACGACGGGAACGGCTGGGGCCCGGCCCGCGCCTGGTGGCTGCTGCGCTGGGCGGGCCACCGGCGGGTCCGGGTGCTGGACGGCGGCCTCGCCGCCTGGCGGGCCGCGGGCGGCCCGCTGAGCGCCGAGGAACCGCCGCCGGGCGACGGCGACTTCGTGGCACGGCCCGGCGGCATGCCGGTGGTGGACGCGGACGGCGCCGCCGCGCTGGCCCGCCGCGGCCTGCTGCTCGACGCGCGCGCCGCCGAGCGCTACCGGGGCGAGGTCGAGCCCATCGACCCGGTGGCGGGCCACATCCCGGGCGCCGTCAACGCCCCCACCACGGCCAACTCCGCCCCCGACGGCACCTTCCTGCCCGCCGCGGAGATCGCCGACCGCTTCACCGCGCTGGGCGCGGCCCCCGGCACGGAGGTCGGCGTCTACTGCGGCTCCGGCGTCTCGGCCGCCCACCAGATCCTCGCCCTGGCCGAGGCCGGCATCCCCGCCGCCCTCTACCCCGGCTCCTGGAGCGAGTGGACCGCGGACCCGGCCCGCCCGGTCGCCACCGGCGGCCACGCCGGCTGA
- a CDS encoding VOC family protein, with protein sequence MTTEVQNRRPPGTPCLASLMAHRPDLARDFYGALFGWDFTPGPPQLGSYTLAEAGGLRVAGIGEGAPQADRPAVWTTVLATDDVDRAAESVRECGGTVGIGPLNAGEDGRLAIAVDPSGAVFGIWQGGRFGGADVTGVPGSVAWSELVTHDSALVGKFYEAVFGFGVDRAAGVDGGDDRAELTVDGRAVAGVHGVGRDLSPERGAHWMTSFAVADVAAAVRLASRLGGRVLSPPMAGPHGPTATVADPEGAVFSLVGRV encoded by the coding sequence ATGACCACCGAGGTACAGAACCGGCGTCCGCCCGGCACACCCTGCCTGGCCAGTCTCATGGCGCACCGGCCCGACCTGGCCCGGGACTTCTACGGGGCGCTGTTCGGCTGGGACTTCACGCCGGGGCCGCCGCAGCTCGGCTCCTACACGCTCGCCGAGGCGGGCGGCCTGCGGGTCGCCGGCATCGGCGAGGGGGCGCCGCAGGCGGACCGGCCGGCTGTGTGGACCACCGTGCTCGCCACCGACGACGTCGACCGCGCCGCGGAATCGGTACGCGAATGCGGCGGCACGGTCGGTATCGGCCCGCTCAACGCCGGTGAGGACGGCCGGCTGGCCATCGCCGTCGACCCCTCGGGGGCCGTCTTCGGCATCTGGCAGGGCGGGCGGTTCGGCGGCGCGGACGTCACCGGCGTGCCGGGCAGTGTGGCGTGGAGCGAACTCGTCACGCACGACTCGGCCCTGGTCGGCAAGTTCTACGAAGCGGTGTTCGGTTTCGGGGTGGACCGGGCCGCCGGGGTGGACGGCGGCGATGACCGGGCCGAACTCACCGTGGACGGGCGGGCGGTGGCCGGCGTCCACGGGGTCGGCCGCGACCTTTCCCCTGAACGGGGTGCGCACTGGATGACGAGTTTCGCCGTCGCGGACGTCGCTGCCGCGGTCCGCCTCGCTTCCCGGCTCGGCGGCCGGGTCCTCTCCCCGCCCATGGCCGGCCCGCACGGCCCCACGGCCACGGTGGCCGACCCCGAGGGGGCGGTCTTCTCACTCGTGGGCCGCGTCTGA
- a CDS encoding ROK family transcriptional regulator → MHTPPGVTIDTPVNLREVGRLRVLEALHATPRSSRPELVRVTGLSRATVSSLIADLIAIGLVTEEDPDTDDPEPRRTGRPAQSLSLVPTAGYAIGADIGHQHVRVNLCDLFGTVLWEHWVAKDVDRAPEETLDLVAVLVGRALQETGVARERVLGIGAGIASPVEKGSGELGAEGIMPGWVGLHLTEELQHRTALPVRVTNDANAGALAELMYGAGRQVGDMVYIRLSAGIGAGIVSNGQLLLGARGLAGEIGHLPLITDGLICRCGNRGCLETVASPVAIARLLTQSWGRHIAARDLPALIKQRDAGALRAVRDAGDAVGRALSTLVTLLNPRLIVVGGDLAGAGEDLLEPLRAGVRRHTLPSAARGVEIVTGGLGDGAEVRGAAGLVLAGAPYLLSAAASGEVA, encoded by the coding sequence ATGCACACACCCCCGGGGGTCACGATCGACACACCAGTCAACCTGCGCGAGGTCGGAAGGCTGCGGGTCCTCGAAGCCCTGCACGCCACACCGCGCAGCAGCCGTCCCGAACTGGTACGGGTCACCGGCCTGTCCCGCGCCACCGTCTCCTCGCTGATCGCCGACCTCATCGCGATCGGCCTGGTCACCGAGGAGGATCCGGACACCGACGACCCGGAGCCGCGCCGCACCGGGCGCCCGGCGCAGTCGCTGTCCCTCGTCCCGACCGCGGGCTACGCGATCGGCGCGGACATCGGCCACCAGCACGTACGGGTGAACCTGTGCGACCTGTTCGGGACGGTGCTGTGGGAGCACTGGGTGGCCAAGGACGTCGACCGCGCGCCGGAGGAGACCCTCGACCTTGTCGCCGTCCTCGTCGGCCGCGCCCTCCAGGAGACCGGGGTGGCCCGCGAACGGGTGCTCGGCATCGGCGCCGGGATCGCCTCGCCGGTGGAGAAGGGCAGCGGCGAACTCGGCGCCGAGGGCATCATGCCGGGCTGGGTCGGCCTGCACCTCACCGAGGAACTCCAGCACCGCACCGCCCTCCCGGTCCGGGTCACCAACGACGCGAACGCCGGAGCGCTGGCCGAGCTGATGTACGGCGCCGGGCGGCAGGTCGGCGACATGGTCTACATCCGGCTGTCGGCCGGCATCGGCGCCGGGATCGTCAGCAACGGGCAGCTGCTGCTGGGGGCGCGGGGGCTGGCCGGCGAGATCGGGCACCTGCCGCTGATCACCGACGGCCTCATCTGCCGCTGCGGCAACCGCGGCTGCCTGGAGACGGTGGCCAGTCCCGTCGCCATCGCCCGGCTGCTGACGCAGAGCTGGGGCCGGCACATCGCCGCGCGCGACCTGCCCGCACTGATCAAGCAGCGCGATGCCGGGGCGCTGCGCGCGGTGCGCGACGCCGGGGACGCGGTGGGGCGTGCCCTGTCCACGCTCGTCACCCTGCTCAACCCGCGGCTCATCGTGGTCGGCGGCGATCTTGCCGGGGCCGGCGAGGATCTGCTCGAACCGCTGCGGGCCGGGGTCCGGCGGCACACTCTCCCCTCCGCCGCGCGGGGGGTCGAGATCGTCACAGGCGGCCTCGGCGACGGGGCCGAAGTCCGCGGGGCGGCGGGCCTGGTCCTGGCGGGAGCGCCGTACCTCCTGTCGGCGGCGGCATCCGGCGAGGTGGCGTGA
- a CDS encoding Gfo/Idh/MocA family protein: MVGHAFMGAAHSHAWRTAGRFFELPLRVELTAVCGRSAERVRQAAEQYGWQSTETDWRDLVARPDIDVVDICTPGDSHAEIALAALAAGKHVLCEKPLANSVREAEEMAAAAQKAAADGVRSMVAFNYRRVPALALARQLVEQGRLGRIHHVRAQYLQDWLVDPEFPLAWRLVKDRAGSGALGDLGAHSIDVAQYLTGQRISSVGAVLETFVTERPLPASSSGLSGTAGSERGAVTVDDAALFTARFDSGAIGVFEATRFATGHKNAMRIEISGSSGSLAFDAESMNELSFHDRSEDGATAGFRRILVTEPTHPYLDAWWPPGHLIGYEHTFTHQVRDFVTAVAEGTDPRPSFGDGLQVQKVLAAVESSAAALGVHIPVQGAPVKP, encoded by the coding sequence ATGGTAGGCCATGCCTTCATGGGAGCGGCGCACTCGCACGCGTGGCGCACCGCGGGCCGCTTCTTCGAGCTGCCGCTGCGGGTCGAACTGACCGCGGTCTGCGGCCGGTCGGCGGAGCGCGTGCGGCAGGCCGCCGAGCAGTACGGCTGGCAGTCCACCGAGACCGACTGGCGGGACCTGGTCGCCCGGCCGGACATCGACGTGGTGGACATCTGTACTCCCGGCGACAGCCACGCCGAGATCGCGCTGGCGGCGCTGGCCGCCGGCAAGCACGTGCTGTGCGAGAAGCCGCTGGCCAACTCGGTCCGCGAGGCCGAGGAGATGGCCGCGGCGGCGCAGAAGGCGGCGGCGGACGGGGTCCGCTCGATGGTGGCGTTCAACTACCGCCGGGTGCCCGCGCTGGCGCTGGCCAGGCAGCTGGTCGAGCAGGGCAGGCTGGGCCGGATCCACCATGTGCGGGCGCAGTATCTGCAGGACTGGCTGGTGGACCCGGAATTCCCGCTGGCCTGGCGGCTGGTCAAGGACCGGGCGGGTTCCGGCGCGCTCGGCGACCTGGGCGCGCACAGCATCGATGTGGCGCAGTATCTGACCGGGCAGCGGATCTCGTCGGTGGGCGCGGTGCTGGAGACGTTCGTGACCGAGCGCCCGCTGCCGGCCAGCTCCAGCGGCCTGTCCGGTACTGCGGGCAGCGAGCGCGGCGCGGTGACGGTGGACGACGCGGCGCTCTTCACCGCCCGCTTCGACAGCGGCGCGATCGGGGTGTTCGAGGCGACGCGCTTCGCCACCGGGCACAAGAACGCGATGCGGATCGAGATCAGCGGCTCCTCGGGCAGTCTGGCCTTCGACGCCGAGTCGATGAACGAGCTGTCCTTCCACGACCGGTCCGAGGACGGCGCGACCGCCGGCTTCCGCCGCATCCTGGTGACCGAGCCGACCCACCCGTATCTGGACGCCTGGTGGCCGCCGGGCCACCTGATCGGCTACGAGCACACCTTCACCCACCAGGTGCGCGACTTCGTCACGGCCGTCGCGGAGGGTACGGACCCGCGTCCGTCGTTCGGCGACGGGCTCCAGGTGCAGAAGGTGCTGGCGGCCGTCGAGTCGAGCGCGGCGGCGCTCGGCGTGCACATCCCGGTGCAGGGCGCCCCCGTGAAGCCCTGA
- a CDS encoding sugar phosphate isomerase/epimerase family protein: protein MARPVTLFTGQFADLPFTEVCRLASQWGYDGLEIACWGDHFDVEAALSDDSYLPRLRDTLDKHGLRCWTISCHLTGQAVCDHPIDERHKGILPSRIWGDGEPEGVRTRAAEEIKNTARAAAAFGVDTVVGFTGSSIWHTVAMFPPVPPEMIDRGYQDFADRWNPILDVFDEVGVRFAHEVHPSEIAYDYWTTVRTLEAIGHRPAFGLNFDPSHFVWQDLDPVGFLYDFKDRIYHVDCKESVKQLNGRNGRLGSHLPWGDPRRGWDFVSTGHGDVPWEPVFRMLNSIGYAGPISVEWEDAGMDRLLGAPAALAHVRELAAIEPPAASFDSAFSSSS from the coding sequence ATGGCACGACCCGTCACCCTCTTCACCGGCCAGTTCGCCGATCTGCCCTTCACCGAGGTGTGCCGGCTGGCCTCGCAGTGGGGCTACGACGGCCTGGAGATCGCCTGCTGGGGCGACCACTTCGACGTCGAGGCGGCACTCAGCGACGACAGCTACCTGCCGCGGCTGCGCGACACCCTGGACAAGCACGGGCTGCGCTGCTGGACGATCTCCTGCCATCTGACCGGGCAGGCGGTCTGCGACCACCCGATCGACGAGCGGCACAAGGGCATCCTGCCGTCCAGGATCTGGGGCGACGGCGAGCCCGAGGGGGTGCGTACCCGGGCCGCGGAGGAGATCAAGAACACCGCGCGGGCCGCCGCCGCCTTCGGCGTCGACACCGTGGTGGGCTTCACCGGCTCGTCGATCTGGCACACCGTGGCGATGTTCCCGCCGGTGCCGCCGGAGATGATCGACCGCGGCTACCAGGACTTCGCGGACCGCTGGAATCCGATCCTGGACGTCTTCGACGAGGTGGGGGTGCGCTTCGCGCACGAGGTGCACCCCAGCGAGATCGCGTACGACTACTGGACGACCGTGCGCACCCTTGAGGCGATCGGCCACCGCCCGGCCTTCGGGCTGAACTTCGACCCCAGCCACTTCGTGTGGCAGGACCTGGACCCGGTCGGTTTCCTCTACGACTTCAAGGACCGCATCTACCACGTCGACTGCAAGGAGTCGGTCAAGCAGCTGAACGGGCGAAACGGGCGGCTCGGCTCGCACCTGCCGTGGGGCGACCCGCGGCGCGGCTGGGACTTCGTCTCGACCGGGCACGGCGACGTCCCGTGGGAGCCGGTCTTCCGGATGCTCAACAGCATCGGCTACGCGGGGCCGATCTCGGTGGAGTGGGAGGACGCCGGCATGGACCGGCTGCTGGGCGCGCCCGCCGCGCTGGCGCACGTACGCGAGCTGGCCGCGATCGAGCCGCCCGCCGCGTCCTTCGACTCGGCCTTCAGCTCCTCGTCCTGA